The nucleotide window GTTTCGGAGCTCCGGGGACTATGCCCGCTTCGACCGCGCGGCGCGGCGGCCCGGCGGATCCGCGGACGACTCCGTCGGGGCCTGGATCTGGGACACGACGACGGATACGATCTCGGCCGCGGCAGGCCGCTAAGGACGATCAGGCTTTGCCGACGTACGCGCCCGTCCGGGTGTCGACCCGGACGATTTCGCCGCTGGTCAGGTACTCGGGAACCTGGATGACCAGTCCCGTAATCAGCTTTGCCGGCTTGGTCCGCGAAGTGGCCGAGCCGCCCTTGACGGCCGGGCTCGTTTCCACGATGGTCATGGCCACCGACAGGGGCAGTTGGAGGCCGACGGCCCGGCCGTCCGAGACCAGGGCGATCATGCCTTCCAAGCCCTCGGTGATATAAGGCCATTCCTCCTCCAAGTCCTCCTTGTTCAGGCTGAACTGGCTGTAATCCTGGAGGTCCATGAAGGTGCAGGCGGACTCGTCGCCGAAGAGGTATT belongs to Candidatus Aminicenantes bacterium and includes:
- a CDS encoding elongation factor P, whose protein sequence is MINASELKKGDVAKIDGAPHIVENVSVQKPSARGSSSLYKLRFRNLLTKRKVDLTFRGDDALDEADFERRPVQYLFGDESACTFMDLQDYSQFSLNKEDLEEEWPYITEGLEGMIALVSDGRAVGLQLPLSVAMTIVETSPAVKGGSATSRTKPAKLITGLVIQVPEYLTSGEIVRVDTRTGAYVGKA